A window of Littorina saxatilis isolate snail1 linkage group LG7, US_GU_Lsax_2.0, whole genome shotgun sequence contains these coding sequences:
- the LOC138972051 gene encoding protein SON-like, whose product MLRWPKTSTMQTLWLLTSTVQTSWLLTSTTLWLLTSTLQTLWLLTSTVQTLWLLTSTVQTSWLLTSTVQTSWLLTSTVQTLLLLTSTVKTLWLLTSTVQTSWLQTSTTSWLLTSTVQTSWLLTSTMQTLWLLTSTVQTSWLLTSTVQTLWLLTSTVQTLWLLTSTVQTLWLLTSTMQTLWLLTSTVQTSWLLTSTTLWLLTSTVQTLWLLTSTVQTLWLLTSTVQTSWLLTSTMQTSWLLTSTTSWLLTSTVQTSWLLTSTVLLTSTQLATQVER is encoded by the exons ATGCTGAGATGGCCGAAGACGTCCACCATGCAGACCCTgtggttgctgacgtccaccgtgcagacgtcgtggttgctgacgtccacc acgctgtggttgctgacgtccaccCTGCAGACCCTgtggttgctgacgtccaccgtgcagacgctgtggttgctgacgtccaccgtgcagacgtcgtggttgctgacgtccaccgtgcagacgtcgtggttgctgacgtccaccGTGCAGACGCTGTTGTTGCTGACGTCCACCGTGAAGACGCTAtggttgctgacgtccaccgtgcagacgtcgtggttgcagacgtccacc acgtcgtggttgctgacgtccaccgtgcagacgtcgtggttgctgacgtccaccATGCAGACCCTgtggttgctgacgtccaccgtgcagacgtcgtggttgctgacgtccaccgtgcagacgctgtggttgctgacgtccaccgtgcagacgctgtggttgctgacgtccaccgtgcagacgctgtggttgctgacgtccaccATGCAGACGCTgtggttgctgacgtccaccgtgcagacgtcgtggttgctgacgtccacc acgctgtggttgctgacgtccaccgtgcagacgctgtggttgctgacgtccaccGTGCAGACGCTGTGGTTGCTGACGTCAACCGTGCAGACGTCgtggttgctgacgtccaccatgcagacgtcgtggttgctgacgtccacc acgtcgtggttgctgacgtccaccgtgcagacgtcgtggttgctgacgtccaccGTGCTGCTGACGTCCACTCAGCTGGCGACGCAAG ttgaACGTTAG